In Lachnospiraceae bacterium, one DNA window encodes the following:
- a CDS encoding DUF5688 family protein, which translates to MVYNEFLETMKKQMELALGDGYSLTLRKVQKNNSLILDGLCIEKNGSPVAPSIYLNPFYEHYLDGVSLETITKKLLTAYHENSYPPFLNQFALSDYASISSRIAFRLINAASNQSLLKTMPHIPWLDLAIVFYLYIQENEDGIMTAAIYDHHIKTWGITVDDLYRQSLINTPSLFPPSISSMSCILESLDPGHLHYDPSLPDTPFYVLTNKNGINGAACILYKDTIKNFAEGMDRNILILPSSIHEVLLLPDDELVSYNDLAHLVTFINQTEVPAQDRLSNQVYRYSRSEDDFSIVSLSPSSVC; encoded by the coding sequence TTGGTATACAATGAATTTCTTGAAACAATGAAAAAACAAATGGAACTGGCACTGGGGGATGGTTACTCTCTTACTTTAAGGAAAGTACAGAAGAATAATAGTCTTATCCTGGACGGACTGTGTATTGAAAAAAACGGCAGTCCCGTAGCACCTTCTATTTACCTGAATCCCTTTTATGAGCATTATCTGGACGGCGTTTCTCTGGAAACGATCACCAAAAAGCTCTTAACTGCCTATCATGAAAACAGTTATCCGCCTTTTTTAAACCAGTTCGCACTTTCTGACTATGCTTCCATTTCTTCCCGTATTGCTTTCCGCCTGATCAATGCTGCTTCCAACCAGTCTCTTTTAAAGACCATGCCCCATATTCCCTGGCTGGATCTTGCTATTGTCTTTTATCTGTATATACAGGAAAATGAAGACGGTATTATGACAGCTGCCATTTATGACCATCATATAAAGACCTGGGGCATTACTGTAGATGATCTTTACAGGCAATCCCTCATTAACACTCCCAGTCTTTTTCCTCCTTCTATCTCCAGCATGTCATGTATTCTGGAATCTCTCGATCCCGGACATTTACACTATGACCCATCGCTGCCAGATACTCCTTTTTACGTTCTTACCAATAAAAACGGCATAAATGGCGCTGCCTGTATTCTTTACAAAGACACAATAAAAAATTTTGCTGAAGGGATGGACCGTAACATTCTGATCCTTCCCTCCAGCATTCATGAAGTTCTTCTTTTACCTGATGATGAGTTGGTCTCTTACAATGATCTTGCCCATCTGGTAACTTTTATCAACCAGACAGAAGTCCCGGCCCAGGACCGTCTTTCTAATCAGGTCTACCGTTATTCCCGCTCTGAAGATGATTTTTCAATTGTTTCCCTAAGTCCCTCTTCTGTATGCTGA
- a CDS encoding DUF5348 domain-containing protein: MRKGTLVRDAESDRMMIRYGIEEYSDGLHCGTPLEVKVGSHWRQTRLEYDGADWYLVGIRTEQLEGLSVRTGKWGSHEN; this comes from the coding sequence ATGAGAAAAGGAACATTAGTTCGTGATGCAGAGTCGGACAGAATGATGATCCGTTACGGAATCGAGGAGTACAGCGATGGATTGCATTGCGGAACACCGTTGGAGGTTAAGGTGGGGAGCCACTGGAGACAGACCAGACTTGAGTATGATGGTGCGGATTGGTATCTGGTAGGCATCCGGACAGAGCAGTTAGAGGGATTAAGCGTCAGAACCGGAAAGTGGGGTAGCCATGAAAATTAA